Genomic window (Chryseobacterium sp. H1D6B):
CAATCTGTGGAAGAATAATTAATAAATGGTTATAATTAACTATTGAGAGACAAATATAGAAATAAAAATAAATTATTTCAATAAAAAGAGACTTATTTTTTTTAATATTACAAAAAGATAATATGCCTGAAATAGGGTCAAATCAGCAGAAATTAACTATATTAATCCAATAAAATAATCAGTTTATTGTTGATGAATCTCATTAAAAACACCCTGATTAAATTGATCATACATATTCTATCAAGAGATCTATTAATACTATACTCTACTGAAAAGCAAGACTATGCATTAAAAAGTATAATCCGTAAATGTTTAGCATTATTCTGAAATATGGTAAGAAATACACAAATATTTTCTATAAATTTCCCTTAGGCGCAATGAAATTCCAGAGCCACGTAAATCATTGCTGCATATGAATTGACGTTCATAAAAATGTATATGATAATTTACAATCAGCATAGTATTCATACAGCAAATCACTTAAAATTGATATTTATAGAATATCCAACGGTAAACTACCCTGTTTAAAAATCGGATTATTAAAGAGTATAATCCTAATTATGAAATTGGGTATTTTTGAAATCTGATTCATTTCAAATATAAGCGAATTACTTATCAGAAAAGAAAGCCCGCAGCCAATCTAAAATAATTATGAAAACTTTTAAAATATATCAAATAGACGCTTTCACAAAAGAAAGATTCAATGGAAATCCAGCAGGAGTAGTTGTAAACGCCGACAGGCTGACCGTTATTCAAATGCAGCAAATCGCAAAAGAACTAAACAATTCTGAAACAGCTTTCCTTTTTTCTCCAAACGACAGTGATTCTGACGGTTCAATAAGATATTTCACTCCACAATCAGAAGTTCCGATCTGCGGACATGCTACCATCGCTGCTATGTACGCGAAAGCTGTTGAAGATAATCTGGATTCTTGTATTCTAAGATTTAAAACCCAGGTCGGCATTCTTCCTTTCGAGATTATTAAGGAAAAAGGAGATTATCAAGTAATAATGACTCAAGGGAAATTTGAACTCAGTCCTGCATTTGACAGCAGTACAACAGAACAAATATTATCTGCATTAGGACTTAATTATTCTGACACTGATGAAAGATGTCCGGTTCAAATTGCCTCTACAGGACATTCAAAAGTGATGGTTGGTATAAAAAGCAGGGAAAAGCTCAACAGCCTGAATCCAAATTACAATAGCCTGATCGATCTAAGCAGGCAAATGAACTGCAATGGATATTTTGTTTTCACATTTGATTCAAACGATCATGAGGTATTGACATACGGAAGGATGTTTGCCCCAGCTATCGGAATCAATGAAGACTCGGTTACTGGTAACGCAAACGGACCATTGGGCGGCTATCTGATACAGAATAAGATCATTGATTTTAAAGGGGGCCTATACGAATTCAAAGGTAAGCAAGGAGAAAAAATAGACAGGCTTGGAGTAGTCAGCGTCAGCGTTACAATTGAAAACAATCTGCCTTCAGTCATTAAAATAAAAGGTGATGCTGTGGTAGTATTTAAAACTGAAATTAAAATCTGATTATTTACAGAGAAATAAATAGAACAACATTTTCTTTTAATTACGGCTTAAAATCAAACATCACAGGCTTTTCGCTGCCATCCAGAAAAATACCAATCCCTTGAATTTTACCGTCTGCATCACTAGAAAAGTTAAACATCATGTTACTCTGTTCGGTATCTACTACTCCGTTTTTATCAATAGATCTTGGATCAAACACATCATAATGCAGATGCTTCAATACCACTTTTTCGTCGCCTACCCTTGTATATAAATTATTATTTTCAAAGGTTATCTTAATGATTCCGTAGGCAGGATTTTCAAAGGAACCCACATAATCTTTTAATGGATGCGACGGGGCTGTATTTGGTACAGGTGACTTTTCAACTTCCTTTTTGGCCAGGGCAGCCTTCTTAGCAGCTGCTTTGACTTCACCATTCCAATCAACTGGTTTCAGCTTAAGGATTCTATCAGCAATAGAATTACTTATCACCGATGGAGCCTTCGAAACACTTTGATTAGTCAGCACAACAATTCCTAACTTATCAGAAGGGAAAAATGCAACATTAGCGGAAAAACCATTAATATTGCCACCATGCTCTACCAAATAATGCCCTCTGTACGAACCTATCATCCAGCCTAAGCCATAATTAGCAAAAAAAACATCTTTATGTTTATCCGGCAAAGCAGCATCCATTACCATTTGAGAACTTGCAGCTTCGCTGACATAATCTGCAGGCAATATCTGCTTTCCTTTAAAGTACCCTCCATTAACCCAAACTTTCAACCAGTTAGCCATATCATTTACACTGCTGTTAATACTTCCCGCCGGCCCCATACCATTGATATTGTAATAATCTATCTTTTTAATCACATTATCTTTGGATACGGTATATGGCAGAGAAGCATCGCTGTCATTCTGAAAAACTTTAATATCTGTATTAGAACGGGTCATCTCTAAAGGAATAAAAAACTTTTCCTTTATATTTTCTTCCCACGTTTTACCGCTCAGACGCTCTACAATCATCCCTTGTGCGAGGTACATAAAGTTATTATAGAACCATTTCTCGCGTACAGCGGAAGTAGGCTTCATATACTTCACACGTGCAATAATGCTGTCTCTATTTTTTGTATTGAATAAAAACCATGATGAATCGTATCTGGATAATCCAGTTCTGTGAGCCATCAAATCCCTTAGAATAATCTGATTATTCATTTCATCACTGTAAAACTGGAGCTGCGGCAGCAAATTAACTGCCTTATCTTCAAATGTCAGTCTGCCTTCTTTTCTCAGCAATCCTAGTAAAGAAGCAGTAAAAGCCTTGGTACTAGAGCCTATAGCAAAAAGTGTGTTGGGTGTTACTGGTTTTTTATTACCTACATCGCGGTAACCAAATCCTTTACTGTAAATTACTTCATCTCCCTTTACCACTGCAACTGCAAAACCTGCAATATGCTGGTCTTTTAAAACCTGATTAAGCACCAAATCGATATCGGCAGACTGGTCCATATTATGATTTGCTTTTTGAACTTGGGCAAATAAAGAAACTGAAATCAGAGAACAAAAAAGACAGGTTAAAGAGAACCTCATATGTACTTTTATTTTTGCGTAAACTACAAATTCTTTTCTATTCATACAAACTATTCATCAATGTGCTGATGATTTAGCTAAGTGTGATTTTTAACAGGCAGCTGACCTGTTTTAGTTAGATTTATTTTGTGCGCCTACTTCCCAGATAATGAGAATGTGATACAATAATCAGCTGTTATTTATAAAAACAACTTTAAGTTTAGCATTATCTTCTGCCCTATTCCTTATTTTTGCAGAGAATTAAGCAACTGTTTATTTTAAAATATGCACAATACATTTTCTGACAACAATCAAATTGGAGTAGTTTCTACTTTTTCTGAACTTGTAAATACTAATTTTCAAGGAGATATGAATGCAATCTGCTTGTACAGAAATCTAGCTGGAGATTTTAAAGAAATCGTTTCTAAGCTTCAATTAAAAGAGAACATTACAGACGTTTCCGTTGAAGACCTTTTAGCGCTGCAGTTATCAGAAAAAGGCAGTACGGCAAGGGAAACCATTTTAAGTGACATACAGTTATTAGCAGATTTTGGAGCATTACCCTCTCTCAATTTATTAAAGTGTTATGAACGGGATGATGAGCTGGATTTCTTTTCAACAGATGTATATTCATATCATGTCGACCGTTCACCCGTTGGAACAGATACTTTTTTATGTACCTATCATGGTGCTGCAAGCGATATTCTTCCCAATAATCAGGCGGAACAAAAAATTTTAATTCCAGAAATCCGGGAAAAGCTTAAAAAATTACATAACGGTCCGGAAGCGGAATTTGAAACTTTTCTGAAAGACTATTTCTTCGATCTGCACTATCAGCCTAAGCCCAATGCAGAACCTGTCAATTTAGAATCAGGACATCTTTGGCGTCTGGCAGTAGATCATCCAACACAACAAGTCTTACCTTGTATTCATAGGGCTCCTATTGAAGATGATGGTGAGTATCGACTGCTTCTGATCTGTTAAATGGTTATTTGAAATATTGGAAGCTTATTTTCAAATCCAGAAAGCGTACTACTCTATTTATAAAGGTTTCTAAAGTTCTACTACGATCAAAACACTTTAATGAAAAGCAAATAAAACATTTGAAATCATCAACCTAACTATATCTTTTTAGCCGTTCCGAAAGTTCTCTTTTATAGGTGATTCCAATCGGAAGCTTGGAATCATTAATCGAAACAAAATCTTTTTCAGCATTTTGAATTTTATCTAAAGCCACGATATATGATTTATGAATTCTTAGAAAAGAAGAATTCGGAAGGCATTTCTCAATCTCAGTTGTGGTAATTGAAGCGAGATAAGTTTTTGTTGTAGTAAATAATTTCACATAATTCCCGAAGCTTTGGGCGTATAACAATTTATCCAGTTCAATTTTCAAAAGATGGCCGTCAACTTTTATATTGATAGAATTTACAGTCTCCGAAATAGAAACAGATTCTGGAGGGCTTAAAGAAAAAAAACGGTCGATGGCTTTTAAGAACCTCGGAAAATAGATCGGCTTCAGCAGATAATCAATGACGCCATAATCATAACTTTCTAAAGCAAATTCAGAATAAGCGGTAGTCAAAATAGTTTTTGGAGGGAGGGGAATGATTTTAAGTAATTCAAGGCCTGTAATTTCAGGCATATCAATATCTAAAAACATCAAATCCACTTTGTTTTCACGAAGATAATTCATCGTTTCAATTCCGTTATAGCATTGTTTTACCAGTTCCAGATTCGCATTCTGCTCGATATAATTCATTAAAACATAATGTGCGGCAGGCTCATCATCAACAATGATACATTTTTTTGGAGTTTCCATCAGCTCAAATCTATTTCTAAATTTACATTAAAAACCTTTTCCATCGGCTCGATTTCAAGTTTGTACTTTTCAGGATAGATGATCTCAAGACGCTTTTTAGTATTTTTCAATCCGATCTTTGTTGAAACAACAGCCTTCTTTTTGGTCGGAATTGAATTGGAAATGGATAAAAACAATTTATTTTCTTTAACCTTAAGAACAATCGTAACGAAACAATCTTCAATTGTGCAGGCTCCATGTTTAAAGGCATTTTCGATAAATGAAATCAACAGCATTGGAGCAATTTTACAGTGTTTTCCTTCCTCTAAATCAGCCGTATATTCAATTTTACAGCGGTACCCTACACGCTCCTTTTCAAGCTGGATATAACTTGATATAAAAGAAATCTCATCATCAATTGAAACAAATTCCTTCGAACTATTTTCTACCTGGTAACGCATCAATTGTGAAACCTGCATGATCATATCGGAAGTCTGCTCTGGATATTGAAGGCTTATTCCATACAGTGTATTAAAGGTATTAAAAAGAAAGTGCGGATTCAACTGTTCTTTCAAGGTACTCAGCCGGGCTTCGTTATACAAAAGTGTTTTGCTTGTGTTCTTTTTTTGTTCCCGATAATGTTCCAAAATCAATGTAGAACCTAAAATACAGACCAAGGTTCCTGCCAGTGTTGACAACTGAAAAGGATATGTTTTTTGATGGGAAGACTTATAAAGAAAGCAGTTTTTATATAATATTTCTGTTGAAGTTTCATATAAAATTACTGAGAAAACCAAAATTACAAGTGATGTCAAAAGAAGGTATAATAATGGTTTGTGGTCTTTTAACAGCAACGGCAGGAAAAAAAACCGGTTGATTTGAGCGTGGGCATATAAAATGAAAAAATAAACCAGTCCGCTGAAAAAACCTCTCCAGCTTAGTATTAAAATCCAGTCGTTCAACGTGAATAATATAAAAGAGAAAACAAGGATGAAGATTTCCTGCCACCATTTGTTTTCTAAAACATATTTAAATTTCATTTTTCACATTTAAAAGAATACAAAGTAACTATTTATAATCATTATTACCATTGAAATAATGACCAATTCAATTCGTCATTTTATAAAGCCAATTCGTCATTTATAAGTCCCTTATCCTATTTTATTGCTTTAAAATTGCGCTTTAAAATTTACCATCTAATGATATTAAAAAAAATCCACATTTTATTTTTTTTATCGTTCTGTTTTAGTGGTTTTTCACAAACGCTTTCCTTAAAAGAAGCCGTAGAAACAGGAGTTTCAAATTATGGAACTATCAAAGCGAAAAGCAAATATGCCGAGGCCTCCCATGAAACTTTAAAGCAGACACAGCGCGATTATTTACCTAATTTGAATCTTTCGGCGCAGCAGGATTTTGGAACTGTAAACGGACAAAACGGTCCGCTGTATGGCTTTGGAGGTCTTGGCGTTGCTTCTTCAGGACTGCCGCTTCCAAAACAAAACTGGAACGCCGCTTTCGGAGCTTTATATCTGGTAAATGTCAATTGGGAGTTTTTCACTTTTGGAAGAATCAAAGAAAGGGTCAATGTTTCAAAAGCGGATGTCGTACGTTATGAAAAAGATCTTGAACAAGAAAAATTTCAACAGAAAATTAAAATTTCCGCTGCCTATCTGAATCTTTTGGCAAGCCAGCGACTGGTTATCTCCCAAGAAAAAAATCTTAACAGAGCCGAGGTTTTCCAAAGACTGGTCGCTGTCAGGGTAAAAAACGGGCTTCTTGCCGGTGTAGATTCCACATTAGCTTCCGCCGAAGTTTCCAGAGCAAAAATTTCTTTAAACCAAATCAAAGATCAAATCAAGGAGCAAAACAATAAATTAGTAGCGTTGATGGGAGTTGACGTTAAGGATTTTGTTTTAGACAGCACTTTTGTCAGCCAACTTCCAAAAGCCATTTTTGATTTAAAGAAGCCTGCTGACAGCTTGAATCCGATACTTCAGTTTTACAAAAGCAGAATTGATTACAGCAGACAGCAAATGAAAGCTTTTAGAAAAGAACAATATCCCAGTTTCAGTCTTTTTGGTATTTATCAAACGCGGGGCTCCGGATTTAATTCAGATTATGCCTCAAATCAAAATTCATTTTCTCAAAACTATTGGGACGGAATCAATCCAGACCGGCAGAATTATTTATTCGGCGTTGGTGTTACCTGGAATTTAACTTCCATTACCAGAGTCAGCAAAAAAATAAGCGCTCAAAAGTTAATCTCGGAAGGCTTGGAAGAAGAATACAATGTCATCGACCAGCAGTTAAAAACCCAATCTGACGCGGCAGATGTCAAAATTAAACTGGCTATGGAAAATTATGCAGAAGCCCCAAAGCAGGTCGCCGCAGCAAAGCAAGCCTATCTTCAGAAAACAACCTTATATAAAAACGGACTGACAAATTTAATTGATGTGACACAGGCATTTTACACTTTGAACAGGGCAGAAATCGATCGGGATATTATTTATACCAATGTCTGGCAGTCACTTTTGATGAAAGCTGCCTCTACAGGAGATTTCGACCTATTTATTAATGAATTTTAATTTTTGCTCTAATGAATTTAATACGTTTCGCACTCCGCAAACCCATTTCAATCCTCGTACTCGTCGCTGGGCTCTTTTTCTTTGGAATCGGAGCTGTCCGCACGATTAAGGTAGATATTTTGCCGAAGATGAACCTTCCGGTAATTTACCTTGCGCATCCATTCGGAGGTTATACGCCCAACCAGATGGAATCATATTTCGCCAAAAACTATGTCAATATTTTACTTTTTGCCAATGGTGTAAAATCCATAGAAACCAAAAATATTCAAGGTTTGACGCTGATGAAAGTAACTTATTATGAAGACACCAATATGGCGCAGGCCGCCGCTGAATTAAGTGCACTTTCCAACAGAATTCAGGCCGGTTTTCCACCTGGTTCACAGCCTCCGTTTATTATTCGTTTTGATGCTTCATCCTTACCTGTCGGACAATTGGTCCTGAGCAGCAAGACCAGGACAAATAATGAATTACAGGATCTCGCTAACGTGTACGTAAGAGCTTCCTTTACTTCAATTCCAGGTTTATTATCGCCGCCGCCCTTTGGTGGAAGTCCAAGGACCATTGAGGTTAACGTTGATCCGGATGCGCTCAGGGCACATAATTTAACGCCTGACCAAATCGTGGAAGCTATTAGAATCAACAACCAGACGGCACCCTCCGGAAATGTGAGGATCGGTGATAAAAACTATATAACTCCTACAAACAACACAATTAAAGAAGTTAAAGACTTTGAGAAAATTCCTTTGTTTAAAGGTAATGTACAGAACTTATACCTGGGTGATGTTGCTAAAGTAAAAGATGGCGCTGATATTACGGCCGGCTATGCACTGGTGAATGGAAAACGTTCAGTGTATGTCAGTATTGCAAAAGCGGGGGATGCATCTACTTGGGATGTCGTTCAGAAATTAAAATCAGAACTGCCTAAAATCCAAAGCACCCTGCCGGAAGATGTGAAAGTTTCTTATGAATTTGACCAATCTGTTTTTGTAATTAATTCTGTGAAAAGTCTGATTACCGAAGGAGTGATTGGAGCAGTTTTAACGGGGCTGATGGTTCTACTATTTTTAGGAGACAGAAGAGCGGCATTGATTGTAATCCTTACCATTCCTATTTCAATTATCTCCGGAGTTTTGTTCCTAAAATTATTCGGACAGACCATCAATTTGATGTCGTTAAGCGGTCTGGCTTTAGCCATTGGAATTCTTGTTGATGAAAGTACGGTTACTATTGAAAATATACACCAGCATCTGGATATGGGAAAACCAAAGGCACTCGCCATTTGGGATGCCTGTAAAGAAATTGCGCTGCCAAAGTTGTTAATTTTACTTTGTATTCTGGCAGTTTTTGCACCAGCCTTCACCATGACAGGGATTCCAGGAGCATTGTTTCTGCCTTTAGCACTGGCTATTGGGTTTTCCATGATTATTTCATTTTTGCTTTCGCAGACCTTTGTTCCGATTATGGCAAACTGGCTGATGAAAGACCATGCAAAAATACTGCACGGAGCAGCAATTACGGATGATGAAGCCGAATTCAATGCTTCAGGGCTGACTCCTGAATCAGAAGAAGATACGTACAGCCAAAGAAAAGCTTTGGTTCGAGAAGATTTAAACAATGACGGGAAGATAGGAAAATTTGAAAAATTCCGGATTCGTTTTATGAAGTTAATCAACAGGCTTTTTGCTTTTAAAAAACCAATAGCACTGATTTATTTGATTGGAATTACAGGTTTAGCAGTTTTATTTTTAAATATAATCGGACAAGATGTTTTCCCAAAAGTAAATTCAAGCCAGTTTCAAATGCGGCTCCGGGCTCCGGACGGAACACGAATAGAAAGAACAGAAGACAAAGCATTACTGGCCTTGAAGGAACTTGAAAAAATGGTAGGAAAGGAACATATTTCTATCTCATCAATATATGTAGGCCAGCATCCAAGTTTGTTTTCTGTGTCGCCGATTTATCTCTTTATGGCAGGACCCCATGAAGCTGTATTTCAAATAGGATTAAAAGATTATCACGCTGACATGGATGTTTTCAAAGATAATTTCAGGAAAAGATTAAAGAAAGCTCTGCCTGATGTAAAGGTTTCTTTTGAGCCAATTGAACTGACGGATAAAGTTTTAAGCCAAGGTTCACCAACACCAATTGAAATCAGATTTGCAGGAAAAAACAAAAAGGCAAACGAAGAATATGCTAATAAATTAATTGAAAAATTAAATAAAATTGATTATTTCAGAGATGTTCAAATCGCACAGCCATTGAAATATCCATCTTTAGATATTAATATTGACAGAACGCGTGCGGCACAGCTGGGCGTTGACATGAATGATATTTCCCGTTCATTAATTGCTTCGACTTCTTCTTCAAGATATACTGAAAAGAATACGTGGATCGATGAAAAAGCAGGACTTTCCTACAATGTCCAGGTCCAGGTTCCTTTAGATAAAATGATGACGGAAAATGATATGGGAGAAATTCCTTTGTTAAAAAATACCTCAAGACCTGTTTTAAGTGATGTTGCCACGGTTACGCCATCATTTACGTATGGAGAAAACGATAATTTGGGTGCGATGCCTTACATTTCAGTGGCAGCAAATATAGATCATACAGATTTGGGAACAGCATCAAAAGCAGTACAAAAAGCAATTGGAGAGCTAGGAGAATTACCAAGAGGAATGTTTGTGGAACCAATCGGATTAAGCAAAGTTTTGTTAGAAACCATGTCAAGCCTGCAGTCAGGATTATTGATTGCCGTAGTTGTTATTTTCTTGATGCTTTCGGCTAATTTCCAATCTTTTAAAATTTCACTGGTTATTTTAACAACAGTTCCGGCGGTGGTTTTAGGGTCTTTACTAATGCTGTTAATTACAGGCTCCACACTGAATTTACAATCATATATGGGAATTATCATGTCTGTTGGAGTTTCTATTGCTAATGCTGTTTTGCTGGTGACAAATGCTGAACAGTTGAGACGAGTTAATGGAAATGCAGTAGAATCTGCAAGGGAAGCCGCATCATTAAGACTGCGTCCAATCATTATGACCAGTATTGCTATGATCGCTGGAATGCTGCCAATGGCAATCGGCCACGGTGAAGGCGGAGATCAGGTTTCTCCATTGGGAAGAGCAGTGATCGGAGGATTACTATTTTCGACATTTACTGTACTGATTATCCTGCCTATGATTTTTGCCTGGGTATTAGGAAAAACAACCACACAATCGGTTTCATTGGATCCGGAAGACGAAGAAAGTAAACATTACATCTCATCATTACACCATAAAAATGAAAAATAACAGTATTAAAATAGCAATATTAATAGCAGGCTGGTTCTTGGCAGGCTGTTCAGAAAAGAAAGAAGCAGTAAAACCTGTTGAGGAAGCTCCAGTGATTGAAACTTTTACGGTTAAAAAAGAAAAATTGTCAACTGAATTGAGAATGCCTGCAGAATTGATAGGTTTTCAGCAGGTTGATATTTATGCAAAAGTCAGCAGTTATGTCAAAGAATTAAAAGTTGACATTGGTTCACAAGTCAAAAAAGGACAATTATTGATGATTCTGGAAGCTCCAGAAACCAGTTCGCAATTAGCTGCCGCAGCATCGAGGCTGCATTCTCAGGAAGCAGTTTATATGTCAAGCAGCAGCACTTATAAAAGATTGTTTGAAACCAGCAAAGTAGAAGGAACGATCTCAAGGAATGATTTGGAATTGGCACAGGGAAGAAAAGATTCTGATTATGCACAGCTGCAAGCCGCAAAAGCATCGTATAAAGAAGTACAAAGTATGATGGGTTATTTACAGATTCGTGCTCCTTTTGACGGTATTGTTACCGCTAGAAATGTTAATTTAGGCGCTTATGTCGGCCCGGCGGGAAAAGGTTCTGATCTTCCGTTATTTACGATTCAGCAGCAGGATAAACTACGTCTTTCTGTGTATGTTCCAGAATTATATACCGGATATTTGAATAATGGAGATGAATTGGTTTTTACAGTAAAATCATTATTGGGACAAACTTTCAAAGCAAAAATTGCTAGAAAATCAGGAGCTTTAGATGCTAAACTTCGTTCTGAAAGAGTTGAAATGGATGTACTTAATACAACCAAAAAATTATTACCGGGAATGGTCGCCGAAGTTCTTTTACCTTTAAATTCTAAAGACAGCACATTTGTTGTTCCAAAATCGGCAGTGGTTTCTTCCAGTGAGGGTATTTATGTTTTAAAAGTGGACAACCATAAAACGCTTAGGACGAAAGTTCAAAAAGGAAGAGAGTTTGAAGAAAGAATCGAAATTTTCGGAGATATTGTACCCAATGCAAAATTAGTAAAAACAGCTTCTGAAGAAATAAAAGACGGAACAGAAGTGAAATAACTTTATCAAAAAACAAAAAAACCGCAAATAATAATATTTGCGGTTTTTTATTTGGTCGTGTTACGGATTATAAAAATTGTAAAGAAATGACAAATTAGCTTTTTAATCTATTTAACAATCACAAAATAAAGGTAACTAAAATTCTCTAAGGTAAGTTTTCGGATGTGGATTTTTGGATTATTTGCTGAACATTTATTTGGCCTTCAACCCGCTTATTCACACTATTCTCTTCAGAAGGTCTATCCAAGTGTCCAAGCCATCTCAACGGCGAATAAGTATCCCCTATACAGAGCTTTAAAATCTGTGCATTAATCTGCTCAAAGTTTTCACTATTGCTGAAAATAATAACAGCGGTACCCATTTTAGGAAAGGCCACAACGTAATTCTGATTGGCATCACCATGTCCTGTATGGAAAAAAGCTTTGCCGAAAGGTGAGCTGAACAATCCTACCCCTAATCCCCAAGCAAGTTTGACAGCATCATTTTCATTGGTTATACTATCTTTCAAAGGTCCAAACCCCCGCTTGCTCTTTACCATAATCTGCGACTGAAACATCTGATGATAACTTGAACCTGATAAGCCTTTCTCTTTCATCAGATTGATCATAAACTGAGCATAGTCATTTGCCGTAGTCGACATTGAGCCTGCTGCACGGCTGCTTTCCCGTCTTTCCGAGCCGTATTTTTTCCCATCCTTGAAATAAGCATAAGAAAAATTGTTTTCAAAGGCTTTTTCCCAAATCATCCCGGTATGACTCATCTGCAAAGGACCGAAAACTTCTTCCTTGGCAATAACCTCAAGTTTCTTTCCGGTAAATTCCTCCATCATAAATCCCAACAGATTAATCCCCTCGTTTGAGTAATAGAATTTTTCGCCGGGCTTGGCGATAAGGTTAACTTTATTATCATACAGCTGACGCAAAACGGGCAGACCTGAACTATGGCTTAATAGCATCCTTGGAGTAATCAGATTGAAAGAGGCGGTATCACCTGCCAAGTCTTTCCATTTGGCATACTCGCCTATTGGTTTTTTCAGGTATGTGTAAACAGGCTGATCAAGGCTGAATATTCCTTTGTCTACCAGACGCAAAAAAATGTATGCACTAACGGGTTTAGTGAGTGAAGCAGCATACATTACTGTACTGTCATTCAGTTTATTTTTATTTTCAATATCCTTGAAACCAAAACTGGCTGAATACACTACTTTATTATTGTTAATGATCGCCACCTGCAAACCAGCGATCTTTGCACTGTCGACCAATTGTGCTAAACGCTGTTCCAGAATTCTGGAATCAATTTTTTTTCCGTTAAGGTGTCTGATCTGAATATTATTCTGAGCAAATAAAGGCAGCATCCAGATCCAGCATGCAAGTAATAATAGTTTTTTCATGTTGAAAGTATTTGTGACAAATTTAGTCCTAAAATACTATGACTGCTTAAGACACCTTCACGACAAGTTAACGTCATTTAGCCTTGGAGGGCATATTTCGATAAATTATCTTAAAAATGTATAGGTTAAGGGATAGTAGGTCTCTCCCTTATTAACTGCCCTAAAAATATTAACCAGGCACATGGAAAGTGTATAAAAATATACAATCAGCACTAAGGGAAATCCAACAGAGAATACAAAAATCATCAACAAAACCGATGGTACGAAAACAATCGACATTGTAATCTGAAAGTTAACAGCCAGCTTCCCTTCGAGGTCGTAAACTCGGGATTTATCTTTCTTAAAGAACCAAAATAGTCCGGGAAGAATAATATTAAAAATAGGAAAAAAAAGTCCTATTAGGGCTAAAACAGGAAAAATAAGCTTGATTTTATCTGCACTCTTTGTTTCTGAAGGAAATAAAACCTGCTCTTTTACTGTCAGTTCTTCAGTTTCTAATTCGAGTGAGTCCGCAAGCATCTTTAATGTAGCGGGATGAGCCTCTACCTTTCCACTTTCGATACGCTGTATAGTTCTGGTACTGACTCCCGAAGCGGCAGCAAGCTGTTCCTG
Coding sequences:
- a CDS encoding serine hydrolase domain-containing protein, yielding MKKLLLLACWIWMLPLFAQNNIQIRHLNGKKIDSRILEQRLAQLVDSAKIAGLQVAIINNNKVVYSASFGFKDIENKNKLNDSTVMYAASLTKPVSAYIFLRLVDKGIFSLDQPVYTYLKKPIGEYAKWKDLAGDTASFNLITPRMLLSHSSGLPVLRQLYDNKVNLIAKPGEKFYYSNEGINLLGFMMEEFTGKKLEVIAKEEVFGPLQMSHTGMIWEKAFENNFSYAYFKDGKKYGSERRESSRAAGSMSTTANDYAQFMINLMKEKGLSGSSYHQMFQSQIMVKSKRGFGPLKDSITNENDAVKLAWGLGVGLFSSPFGKAFFHTGHGDANQNYVVAFPKMGTAVIIFSNSENFEQINAQILKLCIGDTYSPLRWLGHLDRPSEENSVNKRVEGQINVQQIIQKSTSENLP
- a CDS encoding helix-turn-helix domain-containing protein, whose protein sequence is MITSKLAHYRRKKGLSQEQLAAASGVSTRTIQRIESGKVEAHPATLKMLADSLELETEELTVKEQVLFPSETKSADKIKLIFPVLALIGLFFPIFNIILPGLFWFFKKDKSRVYDLEGKLAVNFQITMSIVFVPSVLLMIFVFSVGFPLVLIVYFYTLSMCLVNIFRAVNKGETYYPLTYTFLR